CCGCGAACACGAACAGCGCCAGCTGGACGTCCAGGACCAGCAGCACGATGAAGATCCCGAAGAAGGTCAGCAGGCTGACCACGGCGGTGACCACACCGGTCTGCAGGAAGGAGCTGAGCGCGTCGACGTCGGTGGTCATCCGGGTCATGATCCGGCCGCCGAGCTCGCGCTCGTAGTAGTCCAGGCCCAGCCGCTGGAGGTGCGCGAAGATCTTCACCCGGAGCGAGTAGAGCACCCGCTCGCCGGTGCGCCCACTGATCTGGGTCTCGGCCCACTGCACCGCCCAGTCGCCGAGCACCACCAGCAGCGCGACCACCGAGGCGAAGACGATGGCCGTCTCCGCCTTCTTGTTCACGCCGCTGTCGATGCCGTGCCGGACCAGGATCGGCAGCGCCAGCGAGGCCAGGGCGTCCAGGGTGAGCAGCACCAGGTCAAGACCGAGCGGCAGCCGGAAGGGGGCGAGCATCCGGCGGAGGTTGAACTGCGGCTCCGGCCGCTTGGCCTGCTCCAGGTCGATGTCGGGCACCCCGTTGGCCGGGGGCAGGGCGGCGACCTTGGCCAGCAGGTCCGGGGTGGCCGGCATGCTGCCCATCGCGTTCATCACGCCACCGCCGCCGCCACCGCCGCCACCGCGGCCGCCACCGCCGCGGCCACCGCGCCCGGCGCCGGCGAAGCCGCGGCCACCGGCCCCGCCGAGACCGACGGCACCTGCTGCCGGGGCCGCGCCCGCGGCTGCCGCCGGAGCCTTGCGGACACCGGCGAGGTCGTTGTCCTCGGCGTCGGGGAAGCGCTCCCGGTCCCACAGGGCCGGGGTGATGCCGTGCCCGTCGACCGCCGCCGGGGCGTGCTCGGCCGCGTCGGCCAGCAGCCTGGCGACCGGGTCGGCGGTCCGGACGTCGCCGGCGAGCGCGTCGGGGTCGGTGAGCAGCGAGCGGTAGAGCGAGCAGCGGCTCTCCAGCTCCTCGTGGGTGCCGATGTCCACCAGCCGTCCCGCCTCCATGACCGCGATCCGGTCGGCGAGCAGCAGGGTGGAGCGGCGGTGGGCGATCAGCAGGGTGGTCCGCCCCTGCATGACGGTGCGCAGCGCCTCGTGGATCTCCGCCTCCACCCGGGCGTCCACGGCGGAGGTGGCGTCGTCCAGCAGCAGGATGCGCGGGTCGGTGAGGATGGCGCGGGCGAGGGCGACGCGCTGGCGCTGGCCCCCGGAGAGGGTGAGGCCCTGCTCGCCGACCACGGTGTCGTAGCCCTTGGGCAGTTCCTGGATGAACCCGTCGGCCTGGGCGGCCCGCGCGGCCGCCTCGACCTCGGCCAGGGTGGCGTCGGGACGGCCGTAGGAGATGTTGCTGCGCACCGACTCGGAGAACAGGAAGCTGTCCTCGGGCACGATCCCGATGGCGGCGCGCAGCGAGCGCAGGGTCAGGTCGCGCACGTCGTGGCCGTGCACCCGGACGCTGCCGGAGGTCGCGTCGTAGAAGCGCGGGAGCAGCATCCCGACCGTCGACTTGCCGGAGCCGGAGGCGCCGACCAGCGCCAGGGTCTCCCCCGGGGCCAGCTGCAGGCTGAAGTCCCGGACGACCGGGTCGCTGTGCTCGGAGTAGGCGAAGTCGACGGCGTCGAAGGCCAGGGCCGGCACCCCGTCGGCCTGCTCGATCTCGTTGGCGTCGAGTTCGACGGCGTCCTCGCGCTCGCTGATGACGGGGCGCTGGTCGATCAGCTGGAAGACCCGCTCGACGCTGGCACGGGCCTGCTGGCCCACGGTCATCAGCATGGTCAGCGTCCGGACCGGGGCGGTCATCTGGGCCACGTAGGTGGAGAAGGCGACGAAGGTGCCGAGGGTGACCTCGCCCTGCAGCGCGAGGTAGCCGCCGAGGGCCAGCACCGCGACCTGGCCGAGCGAGGGGATGGCCTGCATGGCGGGGCTGTAGCGGGCGTTCAGCCTGATGCCGCGGAGCCGCAGCGCGAACAGCCGGCGGCTGGTCCGCTCCAGCCGGTCGAGCTCCTGCTCCTCCTGGCCGAAGCCCTTGACCACGCGGACGCCGGAGACCGCGCCGTCCACGACGCCGGCCACGGCGCCGGCCTCCTGCTGGGCGGACCAGGTCGCGGGGAACAGCTTCTTCCGGCTGAGCTGGGCGAACCACCACAGGGCCGGGGCCATGGCGATGGCGATCAGGGTGAGCAGCGGGGAGAGGAAGAGCATGACGACGATGGAGAGCACGAAGAGCAGCACGTTGCCGATCATCATCGGCATCATCGACAGCAGGCCCTGGATCATCTGCAGGTCGGAGGTGGCCCGGCCGACCACCTGGCCGGTGTCCAGCGAGTCCTGCCGGGCGCCGTCGAGCCGGGTGAGCGAGTCGAAGAGGTCCTCGCGCAGATCGTGCTGGACGTCCAGGGCGAGCTTGCCGCCCCAGTAGCGGCGGACCAGGGTCGCGCCGAAGACCAGTGCGGCCGCCCCGATCAGGGCGATCGCCCAGGGGGTGAGCGACCTGGTGTGGGCGGTGATCACGTCGTCGATGATCAGCCGGGGGATCAGCGGCACCAGGGCGCTGACGGCCATGCCGAACAGCGAAGCGCCGAAGGAGACGATGACATTGCGCCGGTAGCGCCAGCAGTAGGAGCTGAGGCGCCGCAGCCAACCGGGCGGTGTGCCGGGTATGGCGTCAGCGTTCTGTTCCGCGCGTGACCTGTGAGCCTTGAGCATAATTAGCCATGCTAACTGTCTCGGGAGTGGGCCGTCTACAGACCTTCCCGCCAACGCGCAACGGGATGCGCGGCGGCGTTCCGTGGACTCAGCGGGCGGAG
The Streptacidiphilus albus JL83 genome window above contains:
- a CDS encoding ABC transporter ATP-binding protein, which codes for MLKAHRSRAEQNADAIPGTPPGWLRRLSSYCWRYRRNVIVSFGASLFGMAVSALVPLIPRLIIDDVITAHTRSLTPWAIALIGAAALVFGATLVRRYWGGKLALDVQHDLREDLFDSLTRLDGARQDSLDTGQVVGRATSDLQMIQGLLSMMPMMIGNVLLFVLSIVVMLFLSPLLTLIAIAMAPALWWFAQLSRKKLFPATWSAQQEAGAVAGVVDGAVSGVRVVKGFGQEEQELDRLERTSRRLFALRLRGIRLNARYSPAMQAIPSLGQVAVLALGGYLALQGEVTLGTFVAFSTYVAQMTAPVRTLTMLMTVGQQARASVERVFQLIDQRPVISEREDAVELDANEIEQADGVPALAFDAVDFAYSEHSDPVVRDFSLQLAPGETLALVGASGSGKSTVGMLLPRFYDATSGSVRVHGHDVRDLTLRSLRAAIGIVPEDSFLFSESVRSNISYGRPDATLAEVEAAARAAQADGFIQELPKGYDTVVGEQGLTLSGGQRQRVALARAILTDPRILLLDDATSAVDARVEAEIHEALRTVMQGRTTLLIAHRRSTLLLADRIAVMEAGRLVDIGTHEELESRCSLYRSLLTDPDALAGDVRTADPVARLLADAAEHAPAAVDGHGITPALWDRERFPDAEDNDLAGVRKAPAAAAGAAPAAGAVGLGGAGGRGFAGAGRGGRGGGGRGGGGGGGGGVMNAMGSMPATPDLLAKVAALPPANGVPDIDLEQAKRPEPQFNLRRMLAPFRLPLGLDLVLLTLDALASLALPILVRHGIDSGVNKKAETAIVFASVVALLVVLGDWAVQWAETQISGRTGERVLYSLRVKIFAHLQRLGLDYYERELGGRIMTRMTTDVDALSSFLQTGVVTAVVSLLTFFGIFIVLLVLDVQLALFVFAVLPALIIATLVFRKKSSASYNLAREKVSTVNADLQENVAGMRIVQAFLREDRNRARFSDLSDDYRHTRIRAQLYISLYFPFVQFLSSVAAALVLIVGAHRVDAGTFTTGALVAYLLYIDLFFSPVQQLSQVFDGYQQAVVGLSRIRDLLRTPTSTPEAAEPKPVGRLRGDIQFDDVHFAYNAITHTAIAKNNAAAKNGTAAKHDAAGEHDAAGAEPARKSEVITGINLRIPAGQTVALVGETGAGKSTLVKLLARFYDVTGGAVRVDGMDLRELDLAEYRHRLGVVPQEAYLFSGTVRDAIAYGREEASDAEVESAARAVGAHEMIAGLDGGYLHQVSERGRNLSAGQRQLIALARAELVDPDILLLDEATAALDLATEAAVNRAADRLSQRAGTRRTTVVIAHRLTTAARADRVVVLDHGRIVEDGPHDELLELDGPYARLWRAFAGEEESAAAR